Proteins from a genomic interval of Zingiber officinale cultivar Zhangliang chromosome 2A, Zo_v1.1, whole genome shotgun sequence:
- the LOC122039568 gene encoding E3 ubiquitin-protein ligase ATL42-like, producing the protein MWASEVNLVTTVIGFGMTAAFIVFLCTRLLCGRIRSADSHSARLDLELRSDIDQARRALEQRIIGLEPVLLATIPTVKFKREDFSSREDIQCSICLGEYEEREILRVMPSCHHNFHRACIDIWLQKQITCPICRFPLKESLEVKYVASHLVEEQSEASLHEVSIDDDQDNQWLLPSGQRSDRNENNQEIHESESVITEVPYGEA; encoded by the exons ATGTGGGCGTCGGAGGTGAACCTGGTGACGACGGTGATTGGTTTCGGGATGACCGCCGCCTTCATCGTGTTCTTGTGCACGCGCCTCCTCTGCGGCCGCATCCGCTCCGCTGACTCCCACTCCGCGCGGTTGGACCTCGAGCTCCGCTCCGATATCGACCAGGCGAGGCGAGCG CTAGAGCAGAGAATCATTGGCTTGGAACCTGTTCTTCTTGCTACCATTCCAACAGTGAAGTTTAAACGCGAAGACTTTTCTTCCAGAGAAGACATTCA GTGCTCAATTTGCTTAGGAGAATACGAGGAGAGAGAGATTCTGCGTGTCATGCCATCGTGTCATCACAATTTTCACCGTGCTTGTATCGATATATGGCTGCAAAAACAGATTACTTGTCCAATATGCAGATTTCCACTAAAAGAGTCCCTTGAAGTAAAATATGTTGCATCCCATTTGGTTGAAGAACAATCAGAGGCCAGTCTTCATGAGGTTTCTATCGATGATGATCAGGACAATCAGTGGTTGCTTCCCAGTGGGCAAAGGTCAGATCGAAATGAGAATAACCAGGAGATCCATGAATCTGAATCTGTGATTACTGAAGTACCATATGGTGAAGCATGA